The Brassica napus cultivar Da-Ae unplaced genomic scaffold, Da-Ae ScsIHWf_702;HRSCAF=1020, whole genome shotgun sequence genome contains the following window.
CTAACGATTTGGTTGGTTATTTGATTCAAGGACCACAACAGCGACCAGAAACttggtttattttaaagtattaaCTTAAGTTCATTGCTTATACAGTTGTAATGATCTCCTTATAACTTCCTCTAAAGATAATGTAGATTTCTCGGCTTCACTtggtttgatgatgatgatgcataTTTATTAAACTAGTTGGTGCATCTAAATGATATAGATTGACTAAAATATACAGTTTGATCCTCTAGAGTGAACTGGATCCCAAGGCACCTGGGTTCGAGTCCTCTGGGATTCCGGAGACCAcccgtgacaaaaaaaaaaaaaaaaaaaaaaaaatacagtttgATCCTCTAAATCATATAAATCAGgatattaaaatagttatataacaCTCGAGTGACTAAACCATTTTCATAACAATGTATGTAATGAAACAAAAACGAGAtagaaaatgtaataaaaagttacataatattactaataaattaattttcatacTCGTTCTATGTGTGATTCGAATGGGACAATAATAATGAACATTTTGAAATATCAAAACTATTCACAAAGTTTACAAAAAGTTTCAAGTACATAAAAGTAGTAATGAACACATAACTTATACACTGACCAaagtttcttttaaaattttgcttAGAGATCTTATATATTTGTCACATAGAAACTCAAAACATCTTTGTCTCTATTTTGCTTTAGCTTCAGTTGAGAAACCAAAAGAACTGGAATGTATTTGTCTTTCTATAAGTTCAAACCAACCAATTCCATAAGAGAAACAAGTACATAGAGATGTTACTATTGGTCCCTAGAGGTGTTACTATTGGTCCCTTCTATTCATATATTTTCTCTCagtcattttatatatttgtcagtTACCACAAACAGCAAAAGAACACATTTGTACTTTCCTCGATCTTGACCAAGCTAACCCGATTCACGGTTAGTTTATCTTTGTAAGAGTCAGATTTGAGTTGCTTTTAACTCATGTTGCTATAGATTTCGCGAATAACCATCTCGAAAGCCGTCTTTACATTCATCGAGTCCAGAGCAAATGTTACCATGAAAAACAAACCTTCAGCCTCCGCAAGGCTTCTGCCTTCCTCAATGTTCACCGCAGTTGACAAACCTTGCATTAAAATGACAATGGGATCAAACTTTTCCCCATCCATGATGCAAACTATGACTTCATTCAAGATTGTGAGGCTAGTGGGGTTGGTAATTTGATacgaaattaattttaaatcagctattttaatatgtttaagaTAACAGTTACTTGTTCGTCGACTTTTTACTCTACTTTAAAAATCCTTATTGACTTATCGattaaaaatggaatatcttctTCAGCAGAATGAATATATttcttacaaaattaatttattcttatatattctatttcaAGCTCAAGATTTCTTCGGTGTAAGTTGAGATGTTCCTTTCACATTTTTTGGCCCACaaagtatatttatttataattacctCTGCAATGCATATCCTTAAACCCATTATTTACCGTGACGTTTAAGCATACGTGGCATCAAAGGTATTACGCCACGTCACTATCATTACCCTCTCCGCTCTTCTTATATTTTACACCAAAGCCATCTTATTGATCACAAAGACAAAACCATCAAAGAATCCccatcaaaaaaagaaaaacacaagtaCTTGAATAgtttaaaagataaaagaaaatggAAGGCCTGATTCCATTCTTGTACAAAGCCGTGGTCATGTATAAAAGAGAAGGAAGCTTTTCGTCAGCTTTGCTCAGCGACCATCATTCTCCTTCTACTTCAGGTTACTACATGAGACTTCCTGACGACTCCTCCGGTAGATTTCGAACGTCAGACCTCAGGCGATTTGGGACGGACCGTCTTGGATTGCTTAAAACGACGCCTTCTTCACCATCTCGCTCGCCCACTAGGAACATCACGAAACGTACGTAAGGAGTGTTCTGGATATATACTATTTACATAACGATATAACTACtatgtattaatatatgttacctGTAGTTCAGCGTAAATTATTATACTTGCATGTAAAACTACGTTTTGTTAAGTCATCATAATCATGGTTAAACTGTAAATATAAGGACATCCAGAATTATGATGATGGAATTTAACAAAGATGTTAATAGTTTACGGTGGATCGatcatgtatttataatttgtgTAGTGGATTTGTCAATATTGTGTGCACTTGTAAATTAAAGTGTGatcattcaaaagaaaaagtGTGTAATATCTATcatatgtgaattttttttctatagcaAACATCTTATTTATCATATGTATTATGTAAATACTTGATTTCGTGTTGCTTATGCATTCTTCTCTGTCAACGAAGTTGATTCGGTAATTGATAATTACTTTTGTCACAGTCGAAATTGTTAAACCTTTTCATGGCTTGAAAATATATGTTGAATATTTGACTTTAATGGGGTGCAAATAAATTTTGAgtatttaaaaacttaaaaaatctcatgtatgATTGTTACAAACTAAATAGTTGGatcttaattataataaaactaaatagaTGGTGacttttttttccattttcaaGAAAACTCTTGCtcgtttaataaataaaatgtgaaattaatgatcaatggtcaAAAACCTAGTCATCATTCTTTCACATAGCGTACACAAATACAAAGAGAGGAGGAAACTATATAGATTGTTTCTGTTGAGTGGATGAAAGATTCATACATGTTTTTGACTTGGAAGCATTTGAGAAATCAAGTGTGAGATTCTTTGATGTATGTTGAGTGCCGATCTACAATGAGGCGAATAAGATTGTCTTCTACAATAGCTTCAGGCTTATCGCTATCACGCCTAACCACAACATTACCGCTGCTTGAAACAACCACAACTTCTTCCTTACGTGTTGACAGCTCATTAGCTACAACAGCGTGCACTTTGTACTTTCCTAGAGCCTTTGTAGCCTTGTCTATCAGAATCTTTGAGTCTGTCTCAAGCTGGATCCAAATATCAATAAtaagtttttatcaaattttaagaGAAGTAAACTATACAAAAGAGAATTAGATACAaaagagaatagagagattggACCTTGAATGATATGCAGAAAGCCTGTGGAGCCCAATTTGTTCTCAAGATTGAAAGCATTTTGGGAACTTGAGCAAGTCTTATGTCCAAAGGACCAGATCCTGATTCTATTTTGTGCTCTGTCTGGTTTCACCAAACATACAAAAAGTAGTTTTTcagaccaaaagaaaaaaaaaaaaggcatagTAATACGGCCATGAGACTCTTACCATGCTATTCCAGGGCACATAAAAGTCAGACACAGCAGCAGCAAGATAAAACATTGAACATGGACCGACGTCTTTGAATGCCGTTGCAATCAACCGCAACATCTGTAACATAAAACATTTACAGCACCAAAATCAACTTCAGCTGCAACTCTGTCGAAGAATTTGCGATAAGCCGGATTCTTGTACCTGAAGATACTCATAGATGGTTGTGAATGGGAGCTTCAGTAAGCGAGCTTCAGCTACTGCCTGCAATGttcaaaaacacacaaaaataaagtgataaattttttttttttttttggggtaaaacaaacacattaaaaaggaaacaagtGGTTTAATTCATACAGCTTGCTGGTCCATAACAGCCATTTTCACAGCTTCCACATGTGATGCATGaactgaaaacaaacaaaaaaaaaaagaccgtACAAAACATCTGATTAAAGATAAATCTATGGATATAGATGGAGAAAGAAAG
Protein-coding sequences here:
- the LOC106433542 gene encoding uncharacterized protein LOC106433542, yielding MEGLIPFLYKAVVMYKREGSFSSALLSDHHSPSTSGYYMRLPDDSSGRFRTSDLRRFGTDRLGLLKTTPSSPSRSPTRNITKRT
- the LOC106433523 gene encoding phosphopantothenate--cysteine ligase 2, with translation MSSMGEDEVSSFFESSPPLKKMEDILQKLNGFIEHNSSGGRRRIVCVTSGGTTVPLEQRCVRNIDNFSSGNRGAASTENFVKAGYAVVFLYRSGTCQPYCRSLPDDPFLECFQFPDNTNIQVHASHVEAVKMAVMDQQAAVAEARLLKLPFTTIYEYLQMLRLIATAFKDVGPCSMFYLAAAVSDFYVPWNSMTEHKIESGSGPLDIRLAQVPKMLSILRTNWAPQAFCISFKLETDSKILIDKATKALGKYKVHAVVANELSTRKEEVVVVSSSGNVVVRRDSDKPEAIVEDNLIRLIVDRHSTYIKESHT